The proteins below come from a single Kitasatospora sp. NBC_00315 genomic window:
- a CDS encoding ATP-binding protein, with the protein MGLDGAHGYGQRTTVPPPMPQQAARGLPQPLAPSFDLAAWVGEPRPEAEPGVYRQGYRPADPARAEAAKVAAGPLLLRAGLNAVVGWLGFVYGTQLVLHLIVLTVWVKNPSATEVTVVGILVNVLVAAAVLKVFGRMGRWPEVWRRYVAPLLSRTVTVEEPATPDAAEAAGRTDPWAQLRQAGAGVAAGVLDGEAVGDVDYVRIRRAWEVVLADPEILPAFTEQVTARGGAACAHPSEARDLPARSGRHDLLSRQVRLGAAQDVPKNPPAHRGAGFALDPAVLGTSLLAVGPPGTGKTSRLARPLAEALCLQALAGTACAVVIGAGDADLGPDAWYDVVIAPGDRSSVYGLDLYGAAQDPDEAAARLADALLPDELASRAESAHGALQQVVGPFHAAFRRYPGVRELRGLLGGEPESVEALVKALRAAGLLERYERDLQQRERGRSRADDPGALLADRLALLDRPAFEGCFTTDGTGRPAFAMRALDHPLRVRVKLPELSHPEAARMLSRLVVGQFVQASAARADRSLFAGLVVDDASAALDGAVVRGLQRMRGANAGAVLLLRTLVDLPEALRAALFGAVGCRMAFPGIAPWDGKLFSEAWGTHLVSETAVTHAPDTSGGMLRRAGRIGRKALSGTTAQTESVTTREVERLRWSASDLAHALPAGHAVVSLTAVTGAQVPPLLVDLRG; encoded by the coding sequence ATGGGACTGGACGGCGCACACGGGTACGGGCAGCGGACCACGGTCCCGCCGCCGATGCCCCAGCAGGCGGCCCGTGGCCTGCCACAGCCGCTCGCGCCCTCCTTCGACCTGGCTGCCTGGGTCGGCGAGCCGCGGCCGGAGGCGGAGCCGGGCGTGTACCGCCAGGGCTACCGGCCGGCCGATCCGGCGCGGGCCGAGGCGGCGAAGGTGGCGGCGGGGCCGCTGCTGCTGCGGGCGGGGCTCAACGCGGTGGTGGGGTGGCTGGGCTTCGTATATGGGACTCAGTTGGTGCTGCACCTGATCGTGCTCACTGTCTGGGTGAAGAATCCGTCGGCGACCGAGGTGACCGTCGTCGGAATCCTCGTCAACGTCCTGGTGGCGGCCGCCGTCCTCAAAGTCTTCGGCCGGATGGGCCGCTGGCCCGAGGTCTGGCGCCGCTACGTGGCCCCGTTGCTCTCCCGCACGGTGACCGTCGAGGAGCCGGCCACGCCCGACGCGGCCGAGGCCGCCGGTCGCACCGACCCCTGGGCGCAGCTGCGGCAGGCCGGGGCGGGTGTCGCCGCGGGGGTGCTGGACGGTGAGGCGGTCGGGGACGTCGACTACGTCCGGATCCGGCGGGCCTGGGAGGTGGTGCTGGCGGATCCGGAGATCCTGCCGGCGTTCACCGAGCAGGTGACGGCGCGGGGCGGCGCGGCCTGCGCCCACCCCTCCGAGGCACGCGATCTGCCCGCCCGCTCGGGCCGGCACGACCTGCTGAGCCGTCAGGTCCGGCTGGGTGCGGCGCAGGACGTGCCGAAGAACCCGCCGGCGCACCGGGGGGCGGGCTTCGCCCTGGATCCGGCCGTGCTCGGCACCTCGTTGCTGGCGGTGGGGCCACCCGGCACCGGGAAGACCTCGCGGCTGGCCCGGCCGCTGGCCGAGGCGCTCTGCCTGCAGGCCCTGGCCGGGACGGCCTGTGCGGTGGTGATCGGCGCCGGTGACGCGGATCTCGGCCCGGACGCCTGGTACGACGTGGTGATCGCGCCGGGGGACCGCTCCTCGGTGTACGGCCTGGACCTGTACGGCGCGGCGCAGGACCCGGACGAGGCCGCCGCCCGGCTCGCCGACGCCCTGCTGCCGGACGAGCTGGCGTCCCGGGCCGAGAGTGCCCACGGCGCGCTGCAGCAGGTGGTCGGGCCCTTCCACGCCGCCTTCCGGCGCTACCCGGGTGTGCGGGAGCTGCGCGGGCTGCTCGGCGGTGAGCCGGAGAGTGTGGAGGCGCTGGTCAAGGCGCTGCGGGCAGCCGGACTGCTGGAGCGCTACGAGCGCGACCTGCAGCAGCGCGAGCGGGGACGCAGCCGGGCCGACGATCCCGGGGCGCTCCTCGCGGACCGGCTCGCCCTGCTGGACCGCCCGGCCTTCGAGGGGTGTTTCACCACGGACGGCACGGGGCGGCCGGCCTTCGCGATGCGGGCCCTCGACCACCCGTTGCGGGTGCGGGTGAAACTGCCGGAGCTGAGCCACCCGGAGGCCGCCCGGATGCTGTCCCGGCTGGTGGTGGGGCAGTTCGTGCAGGCCTCGGCCGCGCGGGCGGACCGCTCGCTGTTCGCGGGCCTGGTGGTGGACGACGCGTCGGCGGCGTTGGACGGCGCCGTCGTGCGGGGTCTGCAGCGGATGCGCGGCGCGAACGCCGGCGCGGTGCTGCTGCTGCGCACGCTGGTCGACCTGCCGGAGGCGTTGCGGGCCGCGCTGTTCGGGGCGGTCGGCTGCCGGATGGCCTTTCCGGGGATCGCGCCGTGGGACGGCAAGCTGTTCTCGGAGGCCTGGGGGACGCATCTGGTGAGCGAGACCGCCGTCACGCACGCCCCGGACACCTCCGGCGGGATGCTCCGCAGGGCCGGCCGGATCGGCCGCAAGGCGCTGTCCGGCACGACGGCGCAGACCGAGAGCGTCACCACCCGCGAGGTGGAGCGGTTGCGCTGGTCGGCCTCGGATCTGGCCCACGCCCTGCCCGCCGGGCACGCGGTGGTCTCCCTGACGGCGGTGACCGGTGCACAGGTCCCGCCGCTGCTGGTGGACCTGCGCGGCTGA
- a CDS encoding NAD(P)-binding oxidoreductase, whose protein sequence is MRTVIAGGHGKIALLLERILAGRGDRPAGIIRRADQAQDLIDAGAQPLLLDLEAASPDELAELLEGADTVVFAAGAGPGSGPERKNSVDRDAAVLLADAAELAGVRRYLMVSSMGADAAAEYPADPVFESYLRAKGAADDAIRAQPALDWTILRPGRLTDGPGTGRIHLGPATGRGDVPRADVAAVLAALLNAPATAGLTLELIGGDTPVAQAVATPG, encoded by the coding sequence ATGCGTACCGTCATCGCAGGTGGCCACGGGAAGATCGCCCTCCTCCTGGAGCGCATCCTCGCCGGACGCGGGGACCGTCCCGCCGGGATCATCCGCAGAGCCGACCAGGCCCAGGACCTGATCGACGCCGGGGCCCAGCCCCTGCTGCTCGATCTGGAGGCGGCGAGCCCCGACGAGCTCGCCGAACTGCTCGAAGGCGCCGACACGGTGGTCTTCGCCGCCGGTGCGGGCCCCGGCAGCGGCCCCGAACGCAAGAACAGCGTGGACCGGGACGCCGCGGTGCTGCTCGCCGACGCCGCCGAACTGGCCGGGGTCCGCCGCTACCTGATGGTGTCCTCGATGGGCGCCGACGCGGCGGCGGAGTACCCCGCCGACCCCGTCTTCGAGTCCTACCTGCGGGCCAAGGGCGCGGCGGACGACGCCATCCGGGCCCAGCCGGCGCTCGACTGGACGATCCTGCGCCCCGGCCGGCTGACCGACGGCCCCGGCACCGGCCGGATCCACCTCGGCCCCGCCACCGGCCGCGGCGACGTGCCGCGTGCCGATGTGGCAGCCGTCCTGGCCGCCCTGCTCAACGCACCGGCCACGGCGGGCCTGACCCTGGAGCTGATCGGCGGCGACACCCCGGTGGCGCAGGCCGTGGCCACCCCGGGCTGA
- a CDS encoding aldehyde dehydrogenase family protein has protein sequence MTTTHEFWLAGRRASGDGDFEVHNPWDGRLVGRVAVPTEAQVEEAVAAAVTALPAFAATPAHVRTAALDHVAKRLAERTEEIARLITAENGKPIKWARGEVGRAVSVFRWAAEEARRTNGETMRLDTDPGGTGRFAVVRRFPRGVVLGIAPFNFPLNLVAHKVAPAIAVGAPIILKPAPATPLSALVLGEILAETDLPAGSWSVLPVPNDRMPALVQDKRLPVISFTGSDTVGYQIMDSVPRKHVTLELGGNAAAVVLADWSSDADLEWAASRIATFANYQGGQSCISVQRVIADASVYDVLVEKLVAKVRAQVTGDPEDEATEVGPLVDVKAAERVESWVDDAVAKGAKLLTGGTREGASYAPTVLAELPADAILATSEVFGPVLSLHRVDGADEAFAAVNDSLFGLQAGVFTHDVQTAFRAHRELEVGGVIIGDAPSYRADQMPYGGVKDSGVGREGVRYAMDDYTQEKVMVLTGLDL, from the coding sequence GTGACCACCACCCATGAGTTCTGGCTGGCCGGCCGCCGGGCGAGCGGCGACGGCGACTTCGAGGTTCACAACCCCTGGGACGGACGCCTGGTGGGCAGGGTCGCGGTGCCGACCGAGGCCCAGGTCGAGGAGGCGGTGGCCGCCGCGGTGACCGCCCTCCCGGCGTTCGCCGCGACCCCCGCGCACGTGCGCACCGCCGCACTGGACCACGTGGCCAAGCGCCTGGCCGAGCGCACCGAGGAGATCGCCCGGCTGATCACCGCCGAGAACGGCAAGCCGATCAAGTGGGCCCGCGGCGAGGTCGGCCGGGCCGTCTCGGTGTTCCGCTGGGCGGCCGAGGAGGCCCGCCGGACCAACGGCGAGACCATGCGGCTGGACACCGACCCGGGCGGCACCGGCCGATTCGCGGTGGTGCGCCGCTTCCCGCGCGGCGTGGTGCTGGGCATCGCCCCGTTCAACTTCCCGCTGAACCTGGTCGCGCACAAGGTCGCCCCGGCGATCGCGGTCGGTGCCCCGATCATCCTCAAGCCGGCCCCGGCGACCCCGCTCTCCGCCCTGGTGCTCGGCGAGATCCTGGCCGAGACGGATCTGCCGGCCGGCTCCTGGAGCGTGCTCCCCGTCCCGAACGACCGGATGCCCGCCCTGGTGCAGGACAAGCGCCTGCCGGTGATCTCGTTCACCGGTTCGGACACGGTCGGCTACCAGATCATGGACTCGGTGCCGCGCAAGCACGTCACCCTGGAGCTCGGCGGCAACGCCGCGGCCGTGGTGCTGGCCGACTGGTCCTCGGACGCGGACCTGGAGTGGGCGGCCTCGCGCATCGCGACCTTCGCCAACTACCAGGGCGGCCAGTCCTGCATCTCGGTGCAGCGGGTGATCGCCGACGCGAGTGTCTACGACGTGCTGGTCGAGAAGCTCGTGGCCAAGGTACGGGCGCAGGTCACCGGCGACCCCGAGGACGAGGCCACCGAGGTCGGCCCGCTGGTGGACGTGAAGGCGGCCGAGCGGGTGGAGTCCTGGGTGGACGACGCCGTCGCCAAGGGCGCCAAGCTGCTCACCGGCGGCACCCGCGAGGGTGCGAGCTACGCCCCGACCGTGCTCGCCGAGCTGCCCGCGGACGCGATCCTCGCCACCAGCGAGGTCTTCGGCCCGGTCCTCTCGCTGCACAGGGTGGACGGCGCCGACGAGGCCTTCGCGGCCGTCAACGACTCGCTCTTCGGCCTGCAGGCGGGTGTCTTCACGCACGACGTGCAGACCGCCTTCCGGGCCCACCGGGAGCTGGAGGTCGGCGGCGTGATCATCGGTGACGCGCCCTCGTACCGCGCGGACCAGATGCCCTACGGCGGGGTCAAGGACTCCGGTGTGGGCCGTGAGGGTGTGCGCTATGCGATGGACGACTACACCCAGGAGAAGGTGATGGTCCTCACCGGCCTGGACCTCTGA
- a CDS encoding PucR family transcriptional regulator codes for MPPTLASVVRNTTLHLTVLAGADHLERPVRWVHTSELDDPTPFLEGGELLLTTGIKLGRTAAQMQAYVHRLADAGVVGLGLGVGLSHAEVPKPLVEAAAQRGLPLLRVPEPTPFIAISKVVSAAIAAEQYEAVTTSFEAQEELTRAALGKDGTTAVVRRLAARLGGWAALYDGSGALSVVAPDWAARRAGRLAAEVDRLRRRPAPSSAALQGRSPGIDTADEDYVVVQSLGADRRARGFLAVGTEDRITPTERYVLNAAVALLTLTLERSRELRQAEERMGAALLRMVLAGEVATARQVAIGLFGGLPEGTARVLVAGAAPGAEPAESGEALAELAERAEQAGGRVGERLLVAREDGAAGPRLTVLALDNGAVHRACLGVVEEHEVLSLGVSAPAALDEAGGAFAQAERALAVALRGGRRSVDHEEVGAGSLLPLLGEEAVTAFAEGLLRPLREHDRTARGDLVASLRAWLSRHGQWDAAAADLGVHRHTLRYRMRRVEELLGRSLDDTDVRMELWLALRSGEE; via the coding sequence ATGCCTCCCACACTCGCGTCCGTCGTCCGCAACACCACGCTCCACCTGACGGTCCTCGCCGGTGCGGACCACCTGGAGCGGCCGGTCCGCTGGGTCCACACCAGCGAGCTGGACGATCCCACCCCCTTCCTGGAGGGGGGGGAGCTGCTGCTCACCACCGGCATCAAACTGGGCCGCACGGCCGCCCAGATGCAGGCGTACGTGCACCGGCTCGCGGACGCGGGGGTGGTCGGCCTCGGTCTGGGCGTCGGCCTCTCGCACGCCGAGGTGCCCAAGCCCCTGGTGGAGGCCGCGGCCCAGCGCGGGCTGCCGCTGCTGCGGGTGCCGGAGCCGACGCCGTTCATCGCGATCAGCAAGGTGGTCTCGGCGGCGATCGCCGCCGAGCAGTACGAGGCGGTGACCACCAGTTTCGAGGCCCAGGAGGAGCTGACCCGGGCCGCGCTCGGCAAGGACGGCACGACGGCGGTGGTGCGCCGGCTGGCGGCCCGGCTCGGCGGCTGGGCCGCGCTGTACGACGGTTCGGGCGCGCTGTCGGTGGTCGCGCCGGACTGGGCGGCCAGACGGGCGGGCCGGCTGGCGGCCGAGGTCGACCGGCTGCGCCGGCGCCCGGCGCCGTCCAGCGCCGCGCTGCAGGGCCGCTCCCCGGGGATCGACACGGCCGACGAGGACTACGTGGTGGTCCAGTCGCTGGGCGCGGACCGCCGGGCCCGCGGCTTCCTCGCGGTCGGCACCGAGGACCGGATCACCCCCACCGAGCGGTACGTGCTGAACGCCGCGGTCGCGCTGCTCACGCTCACCCTGGAGCGCTCGCGCGAGCTGCGCCAGGCCGAGGAGCGGATGGGCGCCGCGCTGCTGCGGATGGTGCTGGCCGGTGAGGTCGCGACGGCCCGACAGGTCGCGATCGGGCTGTTCGGCGGCCTGCCCGAGGGGACGGCGCGGGTCCTGGTGGCCGGCGCCGCGCCGGGCGCCGAGCCGGCCGAGTCGGGTGAGGCGCTCGCCGAACTCGCGGAGCGGGCCGAGCAGGCCGGTGGCCGGGTGGGCGAGCGGCTGCTGGTGGCGCGCGAGGACGGCGCTGCCGGGCCCCGTCTGACGGTGCTGGCGCTGGACAACGGCGCGGTGCACCGGGCCTGTCTGGGCGTCGTCGAGGAGCACGAGGTCCTGTCGCTGGGCGTGTCCGCGCCGGCCGCGCTGGACGAGGCGGGCGGCGCCTTCGCGCAGGCCGAGCGGGCCCTCGCGGTGGCCCTGCGCGGCGGCCGGCGGTCGGTGGACCACGAGGAGGTCGGCGCGGGTTCACTGCTGCCGCTGCTCGGGGAGGAGGCCGTGACGGCCTTCGCCGAGGGACTGCTGCGGCCGCTGCGCGAGCACGACCGCACGGCGCGCGGGGACCTGGTCGCCTCGCTGCGGGCCTGGCTCTCCCGGCACGGCCAGTGGGACGCGGCCGCGGCCGATCTCGGCGTGCACCGGCACACTCTGCGGTACCGGATGCGCCGGGTGGAGGAGCTGCTCGGCCGCTCGTTGGACGACACGGACGTGCGGATGGAGCTCTGGCTGGCGTTGCGTTCGGGCGAGGAGTGA
- a CDS encoding MarR family winged helix-turn-helix transcriptional regulator yields the protein MTQSTPRRSTPPQADAPPPGTDLLMERLAHTAACYYRSFAVVAAGQGLTLMQGKMLSLLPRPRPMRALADLLGCDASNVTGIVDRLETRGLVRREADPADRRVKNVLLTAEGEAAVRRIRAEMATGLPGLERLDPYERRALLDLLDRAFPAAG from the coding sequence ATGACCCAGAGCACACCGCGGCGGAGCACTCCCCCGCAGGCGGACGCCCCGCCGCCCGGCACCGACCTCCTGATGGAGCGGCTCGCGCACACCGCCGCCTGCTACTACCGCAGTTTCGCCGTGGTCGCCGCCGGCCAGGGCCTCACCCTGATGCAGGGCAAGATGCTGAGCCTGCTGCCGCGGCCCCGCCCGATGCGCGCCCTCGCCGACCTGCTGGGCTGCGACGCCTCCAACGTCACCGGCATCGTCGACCGGCTGGAGACCCGCGGCCTGGTCCGCCGGGAGGCCGATCCCGCCGACCGCCGGGTGAAGAACGTCCTGCTCACCGCCGAGGGCGAGGCCGCCGTGCGGCGGATCCGGGCGGAGATGGCCACCGGACTGCCCGGCCTGGAGCGCCTCGACCCGTACGAACGCCGGGCCCTGCTCGACCTGCTCGACCGGGCCTTCCCGGCCGCCGGCTGA